The proteins below come from a single Desulfovibrio sp. genomic window:
- a CDS encoding methyl-accepting chemotaxis protein, giving the protein MQLRAKVCIPIAGITLAIGICCYFVIQKQFERLNETNIQTLVEARSSQMEQAIELCSEQAMRMAALVSRLPEVEAAYRTAMEGDINDENSASAQRGREMLRASLAPMLDGFKAVMGEKPQIHYHFPPARSFVRLWRDKQTKRDGKWVDISDDLSTFRPTVLEVNKNGKALCGVEIGSGGFEIRGLAPVTSLSGSQLGSVEVLVSFTHVLNGLSAGEGQSSLLYMNAEHLKVATGLQNKEKHPIVADSYILVSGTKDGKVEALLDKSFLDETRKGSTTRIVGSTLLSGMPITDFKDKQIGVLVFSTDLSEQQGIMSRAGIILAAAFLTLLVVPLVMTFFVLSITVLRPVQSIRQTIQEIAEDRAVLANRLKYSSEDEIGALASWFNQLLDKIESMLTEVQGYRNLLDSVPDPIFGVDDDYRIIIANKATETLLEKDITKLRGQFCHDNFNTEVCQSDDCPIAQSKCSGKSVVARILDIGTSENPHYIQPFSDVLRDNQGNKIGYVEIARDVTTLVLKEREIEATMKHMQDVNTSISAAADSLTEAVGLMKDRFQQVSDGADAQNGRAQETATAMEEMTSTVREVAQNASSAADQTEDARQKARHGAEIVDEAVSAIAEVNSHTGALLKEMESLETHTEGIGRIMGVISDIADQTNLLALNAAIEAARAGDAGRGFAVVADEVRKLAEKTMQATKEVTEAITTIQSVAKGNMQEMRDTADTVSRATEMANQSGAALSQIVEIVASASNSVQSIATAAEQQSATSEEINRAITDVKHVAETTNTLTRELYGTVTELSRLAAQLKALSQG; this is encoded by the coding sequence ATGCAATTACGCGCAAAAGTCTGCATCCCCATAGCTGGCATCACACTTGCTATCGGCATTTGTTGTTATTTTGTCATTCAAAAGCAATTTGAAAGACTTAACGAAACAAATATACAGACTTTGGTCGAAGCCCGCTCCTCGCAGATGGAGCAGGCCATTGAGCTGTGCAGCGAACAGGCCATGCGCATGGCAGCGCTGGTGAGCAGGCTGCCCGAGGTTGAGGCCGCCTACAGAACAGCCATGGAAGGCGACATTAACGATGAAAACAGCGCTTCCGCCCAAAGGGGGCGGGAAATGCTGCGCGCTTCCCTCGCTCCCATGCTGGACGGATTCAAGGCGGTCATGGGCGAAAAACCGCAAATACACTACCACTTTCCCCCGGCCCGCAGCTTTGTGCGCTTGTGGCGCGACAAACAGACCAAGCGGGATGGCAAGTGGGTTGATATTTCAGACGACCTTTCGACCTTCCGCCCCACGGTGCTTGAGGTAAACAAGAACGGCAAAGCCCTGTGCGGGGTCGAAATCGGCAGCGGCGGCTTTGAAATCCGGGGTCTTGCGCCTGTCACAAGCCTTTCGGGCAGCCAGCTGGGTTCTGTTGAAGTGCTGGTGAGTTTTACGCATGTGCTTAACGGCCTGAGCGCTGGCGAGGGGCAATCCTCGCTGCTGTACATGAACGCCGAGCATCTGAAGGTAGCCACGGGCCTGCAAAACAAGGAAAAGCACCCCATTGTTGCCGATTCATATATTCTTGTGAGCGGCACCAAGGACGGCAAGGTCGAGGCATTGCTGGACAAGAGCTTTCTGGACGAAACCCGCAAGGGATCGACCACCCGAATTGTCGGCTCCACCCTGCTTTCCGGCATGCCCATTACAGACTTCAAGGACAAGCAGATCGGCGTGCTCGTGTTCAGCACTGATCTGTCTGAACAGCAGGGCATCATGAGCCGTGCAGGGATCATCCTTGCGGCGGCCTTCCTTACCCTGCTTGTGGTGCCGCTGGTCATGACGTTCTTTGTGCTCAGCATAACCGTGCTGCGGCCTGTGCAGAGCATCCGCCAGACCATTCAGGAGATTGCCGAAGACAGGGCCGTGCTGGCCAATCGCCTGAAGTATTCCTCCGAGGATGAAATCGGGGCGCTGGCCTCATGGTTCAACCAGCTGCTGGACAAGATTGAAAGCATGCTCACGGAGGTGCAGGGATACAGAAACCTGCTGGATTCCGTGCCTGACCCCATCTTTGGCGTAGATGACGACTACCGCATTATCATCGCCAACAAAGCCACGGAAACCTTGCTCGAAAAGGATATCACAAAGCTTCGCGGACAGTTCTGCCACGACAACTTCAATACCGAAGTCTGCCAGAGCGACGACTGCCCCATTGCGCAGTCCAAGTGCAGCGGCAAGTCTGTGGTGGCGCGCATACTTGATATCGGCACTTCGGAAAATCCGCATTATATTCAGCCGTTCAGTGATGTGCTGCGCGACAACCAGGGCAATAAAATCGGCTATGTGGAAATTGCGCGCGATGTGACCACCCTGGTGCTGAAAGAACGTGAAATTGAAGCCACCATGAAGCATATGCAGGACGTGAATACCTCCATAAGCGCAGCGGCTGACAGCCTGACAGAAGCCGTGGGTCTGATGAAGGATCGATTCCAGCAGGTTTCGGACGGTGCGGATGCGCAAAACGGCCGCGCGCAGGAGACCGCCACCGCCATGGAAGAAATGACTTCCACCGTGCGCGAAGTGGCGCAAAATGCTTCTTCCGCCGCAGACCAGACAGAAGACGCGCGGCAAAAGGCCCGACATGGCGCGGAAATTGTTGACGAGGCAGTTTCTGCCATTGCAGAGGTCAACAGCCACACCGGCGCCCTGCTCAAGGAAATGGAATCCCTTGAAACCCATACCGAGGGCATTGGCAGAATCATGGGAGTTATCTCGGATATTGCCGATCAGACCAATCTGCTGGCCCTCAACGCTGCTATCGAAGCTGCCCGCGCGGGTGATGCCGGGCGTGGTTTTGCCGTAGTGGCGGACGAAGTGCGCAAACTCGCGGAAAAGACCATGCAGGCCACAAAGGAAGTCACAGAGGCGATTACCACCATTCAATCTGTGGCAAAGGGCAATATGCAGGAAATGCGCGACACAGCCGACACTGTCAGCCGGGCCACTGAAATGGCCAACCAGAGCGGCGCCGCACTTTCCCAGATAGTGGAGATTGTTGCCAGCGCCAGCAACAGCGTGCAATCCATCGCCACGGCAGCGGAACAGCAATCCGCCACAAGCGAAGAAATCAACCGCGCCATTACAGATGTGAAGCATGTTGCGGAAACCACCAATACCCTGACGCGTGAACTGTACGGCACAGTTACCGAACTTTCACGCCTTGCAGCGCAGTTGAAGGCGCTGTCGCAAGGATAA
- a CDS encoding nitroreductase family protein produces MNSFIVDTELCRKDGICAKVCPIQIIDGNVGEYPSISSHKVRVCIGCGQCMAFCPANACSAPGLSSQDSSPLRREQIPSAEQVEELVFSRRSMRNFKNKSVPRELLHRILDGARFAPTAKNTQELRWIVLETREQTEKLAAMVIDWLRALPEIDPATARDVHAESLVRAWESGYDVITRTAPHLALIVAPKGHWGPADASIAAAYLELLAHGHKVGCCWGGYVCFAMGHPSAHALRAFAGVKDDEQVYAAQMMGFPQLAPHFRPPRKALDVTWL; encoded by the coding sequence ATGAATTCTTTTATAGTAGATACAGAATTGTGCCGCAAGGACGGAATTTGCGCCAAAGTGTGCCCCATTCAGATTATAGATGGCAATGTGGGCGAATACCCCTCCATCTCTTCGCACAAGGTCAGGGTATGTATCGGTTGCGGGCAGTGCATGGCCTTTTGCCCAGCCAACGCCTGTTCCGCGCCGGGGCTTTCATCGCAGGACAGCAGCCCCTTGCGGCGTGAGCAGATACCATCCGCCGAGCAGGTTGAAGAACTCGTATTTTCGCGCCGTTCGATGCGGAATTTCAAAAACAAATCTGTTCCGCGCGAGCTGCTGCACAGGATACTTGACGGCGCACGCTTTGCACCTACGGCTAAAAACACGCAGGAGCTACGCTGGATTGTTTTGGAAACCCGCGAGCAGACGGAAAAGCTGGCAGCCATGGTCATTGACTGGTTGCGCGCCCTGCCGGAAATTGACCCAGCCACCGCCAGGGACGTGCATGCCGAAAGCCTCGTGCGGGCATGGGAATCTGGATATGACGTCATTACCCGCACGGCTCCGCATCTTGCCCTGATTGTTGCCCCCAAGGGACACTGGGGGCCTGCGGATGCCTCCATTGCCGCCGCCTATCTGGAGTTGCTGGCCCACGGGCACAAGGTGGGCTGTTGCTGGGGTGGCTACGTGTGCTTTGCCATGGGGCATCCCTCTGCACACGCTCTGCGGGCCTTTGCGGGCGTTAAGGACGATGAGCAGGTCTATGCCGCGCAGATGATGGGTTTTCCCCAGCTTGCTCCCCATTTCAGGCCGCCGCGCAAGGCGCTGGATGTCACCTGGCTGTAG
- a CDS encoding serine hydrolase domain-containing protein → MQKQKKIMGVLAGNLASRFVALRVALGACLLVVALCALVLAGSSAASAEKPADAALAQRLDTVLDKAVAEGRIVGAVVMVARQGQVVYARAVGMADAEKSTPMSPDTRFRLASMSKPIASAAALALVDKGMIALDDPVTRWIPSFTPALAGKADPVITVRHLLTHTAGLSYGFSEPSDGPMALAEVSDGLDDPPLTLEENIWRLATVPLYYEPGTDWKYSLAIDVLGEIVSRAGGDNLPSVVQQLVTGPLGMTHTGFMADDPDLLAAPYVWANGKVHRMAETEIVPNAVSATRFQPGRALDEQAFPSAGAGMVGTAADYLKFLEAVRKNDGSILKPETAKAMTADQVCPILSQRLSVTAGKTNEVVTPGWGFGFGAAVLLRPEKAEYPAGQYTWSWSGAYGSHFFMDRANGISFVALTNTTPTGMAGPFAVDLAKAVYGKK, encoded by the coding sequence GTGCAGAAGCAGAAAAAAATAATGGGTGTGCTTGCGGGCAATCTGGCGTCCCGTTTTGTTGCTCTGAGGGTTGCCCTGGGTGCATGTTTGCTGGTTGTTGCCCTTTGCGCCTTGGTTTTGGCTGGCAGCAGCGCGGCAAGCGCCGAAAAGCCAGCGGATGCTGCTTTGGCCCAGCGGCTTGATACCGTGCTGGACAAGGCTGTTGCCGAGGGCCGCATAGTGGGGGCTGTGGTCATGGTGGCCCGTCAGGGACAGGTGGTCTATGCGCGGGCTGTGGGTATGGCCGATGCGGAAAAATCCACCCCTATGAGCCCGGATACGCGTTTTCGGCTGGCCTCCATGAGCAAACCCATTGCGAGCGCCGCAGCACTTGCCCTGGTGGATAAGGGCATGATTGCTCTGGACGACCCCGTTACCCGCTGGATCCCCTCCTTTACCCCTGCGCTTGCGGGCAAGGCGGATCCGGTCATTACGGTGCGCCACCTGCTCACGCACACTGCCGGGCTTTCCTATGGATTCTCGGAGCCGTCCGATGGCCCCATGGCGCTGGCCGAAGTTTCCGATGGACTGGATGACCCGCCCCTCACGCTGGAAGAAAACATCTGGCGGCTTGCCACGGTGCCGCTTTATTATGAGCCGGGTACGGATTGGAAATACTCCCTTGCCATTGATGTGCTTGGCGAAATCGTATCCCGGGCTGGCGGGGACAATCTGCCCAGTGTGGTGCAGCAGCTTGTAACCGGGCCGCTGGGAATGACGCACACGGGTTTTATGGCAGATGATCCTGATCTGCTTGCCGCACCCTATGTGTGGGCCAATGGCAAGGTCCACCGTATGGCCGAGACTGAAATTGTACCCAACGCTGTTTCCGCAACGCGTTTTCAGCCGGGGAGGGCGCTGGACGAGCAGGCCTTTCCCTCCGCTGGCGCAGGGATGGTTGGAACAGCGGCAGACTACCTGAAATTTCTCGAGGCAGTGCGCAAAAACGACGGTTCCATCCTCAAGCCGGAAACCGCCAAGGCCATGACTGCCGATCAGGTCTGCCCCATATTGTCGCAAAGGCTGAGTGTAACCGCAGGTAAAACCAATGAGGTTGTGACGCCGGGCTGGGGGTTTGGCTTTGGCGCTGCAGTGCTGCTGCGCCCTGAAAAGGCGGAATACCCGGCGGGCCAGTACACCTGGAGCTGGAGCGGCGCTTACGGGAGCCATTTTTTCATGGATCGCGCCAACGGCATATCCTTTGTGGCGCTTACCAATACCACGCCCACGGGTATGGCTGGGCCGTTTGCGGTTGACCTTGCAAAGGCTGTGTACGGTAAAAAGTAG
- a CDS encoding response regulator — MHCFLDCRCQRIEDDVCVLWISAAEQQPADVLSDIPIGIIRMKVTQGPAQLHCTYMNSEALAMTGTSGRDASKCFHVSELMHVHSADVCRVEHLLAMFISGKAVQPLECRLRPRDGQVCWIRVSLSWVIPQKVLQLAFVNISTEKGTQAHNRQNQLLLQKILDTTQAAIFWKDAKRRFTGVNKAFLEYYGFDSEQVLLGKNDEDMGWHSNPDPYKNDELRVLQGESTTRVPGMCFCKGENRHIVASKSPLYEGGKIVGLVGSFEDVTSEYMLRKDIVDLNAKLHTALKKERKANRAKSDFLLRMSHDMRTPLATIVGFSDLELKKHNDPDLTKTFSTIKACSIFLLAILSDILDLQKLSNGKIDVVPTICTGAHSARNIESIIRPQAEAKNITFITHFNCTATSCHAQIDTRKVQQIIVNLLNNAVKYTQPGGTITWRNDISGENADSIVVTHVISDNGPGISKKFQASMYSPFTQEDHVSSVGSGLGLAIVKNLVDILGGNITCKSAPGQGTTFTVILPHKKASAADIAAFYKKNCKQPAAASLKGRNILICEDNVINSEILKEMLESEGMLCEQAFNGREGVEKAKGRNYDIIMMDIRMPVMDGYQATREIREFDVDTPIVALSANVFADEIQNAFESGMDEFLEKPVVMSKMFSVLEQLLSTTPDAPLQEPD, encoded by the coding sequence ATGCATTGCTTCCTTGATTGCCGCTGCCAGCGGATTGAAGACGACGTTTGCGTATTGTGGATTTCTGCAGCAGAGCAGCAACCTGCTGATGTTCTGTCTGATATTCCAATCGGCATCATCCGCATGAAGGTCACGCAGGGGCCTGCCCAGCTTCACTGCACCTACATGAACAGCGAGGCACTGGCCATGACAGGCACGTCGGGACGTGATGCGAGCAAATGCTTCCACGTCAGTGAACTCATGCATGTTCACAGTGCCGATGTGTGCAGGGTAGAACACCTGCTGGCAATGTTCATATCCGGCAAGGCCGTGCAGCCTCTGGAGTGCAGACTGCGCCCGCGCGATGGTCAGGTCTGCTGGATTCGCGTCAGTCTCTCCTGGGTTATCCCCCAAAAAGTTTTGCAACTGGCGTTTGTCAATATTTCTACGGAAAAAGGGACCCAAGCGCACAACCGGCAAAACCAGCTTCTGCTGCAAAAAATTCTGGATACCACGCAGGCTGCAATCTTCTGGAAAGATGCAAAAAGGCGTTTCACCGGCGTAAACAAGGCTTTTCTGGAATACTATGGCTTTGATTCCGAGCAGGTGCTCTTGGGCAAGAATGATGAAGACATGGGCTGGCATAGCAACCCAGACCCGTACAAAAATGATGAACTGCGAGTATTGCAGGGCGAGAGCACCACGCGGGTTCCCGGCATGTGCTTTTGCAAGGGCGAAAACCGCCACATTGTAGCCAGTAAAAGCCCGCTTTATGAAGGCGGTAAAATTGTAGGCCTTGTTGGCAGTTTTGAAGATGTCACAAGTGAATACATGCTGCGCAAAGACATCGTGGATCTCAATGCCAAGCTGCACACAGCGCTGAAGAAGGAACGCAAAGCCAACCGCGCAAAATCGGACTTTCTCTTGCGCATGAGCCATGACATGCGCACTCCCCTTGCCACCATTGTGGGCTTTTCAGACCTTGAACTGAAAAAACACAATGATCCTGACCTCACCAAGACATTCTCGACCATCAAAGCGTGTTCAATTTTCCTTCTCGCCATTCTTTCCGACATTCTTGACCTGCAAAAGCTCTCTAATGGAAAAATTGATGTTGTACCGACAATTTGTACTGGCGCACATAGCGCAAGAAACATCGAATCCATCATCAGGCCCCAGGCAGAGGCAAAAAACATCACATTCATAACGCATTTCAACTGCACGGCAACCTCCTGCCATGCGCAGATTGATACACGCAAGGTTCAGCAGATCATTGTCAACCTCTTGAACAATGCCGTCAAATACACGCAACCCGGCGGAACCATAACATGGCGCAACGACATCAGCGGCGAAAATGCCGACAGCATTGTTGTGACCCACGTCATTTCTGATAACGGGCCGGGAATCAGCAAAAAATTTCAGGCCAGCATGTATTCCCCGTTCACGCAGGAAGATCATGTGTCCAGCGTTGGCAGCGGGCTTGGGCTGGCTATTGTAAAAAATCTGGTCGATATTCTTGGGGGCAACATCACCTGCAAATCCGCGCCGGGCCAGGGAACGACCTTTACGGTGATTTTGCCCCACAAAAAAGCGAGCGCCGCAGATATCGCCGCTTTTTACAAGAAAAACTGCAAACAACCCGCCGCTGCCTCGCTTAAGGGAAGGAATATCCTCATCTGCGAAGACAACGTCATCAACAGTGAAATCCTGAAAGAAATGCTCGAAAGCGAAGGTATGCTCTGCGAACAGGCCTTCAATGGCAGAGAAGGGGTGGAAAAGGCCAAAGGCCGTAATTACGACATCATCATGATGGACATCCGCATGCCAGTGATGGACGGCTATCAGGCTACCCGCGAAATACGTGAGTTTGATGTGGACACGCCCATTGTGGCACTTTCCGCCAATGTCTTTGCCGATGAAATACAGAACGCCTTTGAATCCGGCATGGATGAATTTCTGGAAAAACCGGTTGTCATGAGCAAAATGTTTTCTGTTCTGGAGCAGCTTCTGTCCACCACGCCTGACGCGCCTTTGCAGGAGCCGGATTAA
- a CDS encoding MBL fold metallo-hydrolase codes for MSAPNVRGFFDPVTATWTYVVWSATDAQKRCAIIDSVLDFDLHACRTSTVSADAVIDFVRQQGFVVEWILETHIHADHVTAASYIKEKMGGKIAISKHMLDIISTWTPIFQTQEDTPADGSAFDHLFENDEEFTIADMPAKIIHTPGHTPADTTYIVGNAAFVGDTIFLPDVGSGRCDFPGGSAEDSYDSSRKLFALPDDLRIYVGHDYPPEGVRGPQCMATVGEQKTANVRLNLQVGKAEFVAKRKADDNGKAVPPLILPSLQANMRTGKFGKAVNGLQFVKLPLNRM; via the coding sequence ATGTCTGCACCCAACGTGCGCGGATTTTTTGATCCCGTTACCGCTACCTGGACATATGTGGTCTGGTCTGCAACCGATGCCCAGAAGCGTTGCGCCATTATAGACAGCGTGCTGGATTTTGACCTCCACGCCTGCCGCACATCCACTGTTTCTGCCGATGCCGTTATTGATTTTGTCCGCCAGCAAGGCTTTGTGGTTGAGTGGATTCTTGAAACCCACATCCACGCAGACCACGTCACCGCAGCCAGCTATATCAAGGAAAAAATGGGCGGAAAAATAGCCATCAGCAAACACATGCTGGATATCATTTCCACCTGGACCCCCATTTTTCAAACGCAGGAGGACACGCCCGCCGACGGCTCGGCCTTTGATCATCTGTTTGAAAATGATGAAGAATTCACCATTGCCGACATGCCCGCAAAAATCATCCACACGCCGGGGCATACCCCCGCAGACACCACCTATATTGTGGGCAATGCGGCCTTTGTGGGCGACACCATCTTTTTGCCCGATGTGGGTTCAGGCAGGTGCGACTTCCCTGGCGGCAGCGCAGAAGATTCCTATGATTCCTCCCGCAAGCTCTTTGCCCTGCCCGATGACCTGCGCATCTATGTGGGGCACGATTACCCGCCTGAGGGTGTGCGGGGACCGCAGTGCATGGCAACGGTTGGCGAGCAGAAAACCGCCAACGTGCGGCTGAACCTGCAGGTGGGCAAAGCCGAATTTGTGGCAAAACGCAAGGCGGACGATAACGGCAAGGCCGTGCCGCCGCTCATATTGCCCTCCCTTCAGGCCAACATGCGCACAGGAAAATTCGGCAAGGCCGTCAATGGCCTGCAATTTGTAAAACTGCCCCTGAACCGCATGTAA
- a CDS encoding NADH:flavin oxidoreductase/NADH oxidase: MNPLFSPIKLKGLTLPNRIVVPPMDQYSADEGRPVHWHAMHYGTLAVSGAGLLIVEATAVEAPGRISPQDLGLWNEEQEVAHKAMLDSIRAYSSTPIGIQIGHAGRKGATGLPWQGGKPLMPKDGGWEICAPSALPYAPGHQTPTELTAADIARLTESFVATAKRAVRAGYDAIELHAAHGYLMHEFLSPLSNTRTDAYGGSLENRMRFPLEVLTAVRAVVPANYPVGVRVSGTDFAEGGWNVEECAAFAKAVEKAGGAYIHVSGGGLSPDQKITLAPGYQVALAAAVKAAVSELPVIAVGLITEPELASSIVVTGQADMVAIGRAMLYDPRWPWHAAAALGQTIAGPSPYLRSKPHNVKELFA, translated from the coding sequence ATGAATCCACTCTTTTCTCCCATCAAACTCAAAGGGCTGACACTGCCCAACCGGATAGTCGTCCCCCCCATGGATCAATACTCGGCAGACGAGGGCCGCCCCGTGCACTGGCATGCCATGCATTACGGCACCCTTGCCGTTTCCGGCGCGGGATTGCTCATTGTGGAAGCTACGGCTGTGGAAGCGCCGGGGCGCATATCCCCGCAGGATCTCGGTCTCTGGAATGAGGAACAGGAAGTTGCCCACAAGGCAATGCTTGATTCCATCCGTGCCTATTCTTCCACGCCCATTGGCATTCAAATCGGACATGCCGGGCGCAAGGGTGCTACGGGCCTACCCTGGCAAGGCGGCAAGCCGCTCATGCCCAAAGACGGCGGGTGGGAAATATGCGCGCCTTCCGCCCTGCCCTATGCGCCGGGCCATCAAACACCAACAGAACTCACGGCGGCAGACATTGCCCGCCTTACAGAATCTTTTGTAGCTACGGCCAAACGCGCCGTACGCGCCGGGTATGACGCCATTGAACTGCATGCGGCCCACGGCTACCTGATGCACGAATTCCTCTCGCCACTCAGCAATACCCGCACCGATGCTTATGGCGGTAGCCTTGAAAACAGAATGCGCTTTCCGCTGGAAGTGCTGACGGCGGTACGCGCTGTTGTTCCGGCCAATTACCCTGTGGGCGTGCGTGTTTCAGGCACAGACTTTGCCGAGGGCGGCTGGAATGTGGAAGAATGCGCGGCCTTTGCCAAGGCAGTTGAAAAAGCTGGGGGCGCGTACATACACGTCTCTGGCGGCGGTCTTTCACCCGACCAGAAGATCACCCTTGCACCCGGCTATCAGGTGGCGCTGGCTGCGGCGGTCAAGGCCGCAGTGAGCGAGCTTCCTGTCATTGCCGTGGGCCTCATCACAGAGCCGGAACTGGCCTCAAGCATCGTGGTCACCGGCCAGGCCGACATGGTGGCCATTGGCCGTGCCATGCTGTACGACCCGCGCTGGCCCTGGCATGCCGCTGCGGCACTGGGGCAGACCATTGCCGGGCCGTCGCCCTATCTGCGCAGCAAGCCGCATAACGTGAAGGAACTCTTTGCATAA
- a CDS encoding 4-oxalocrotonate tautomerase family protein: MPFVNIKVTGGAEAPTAEQKAELISGVTELLQRVLNKNPATTVVLIEELSTDNWGIGGESVTVRRRKQ; encoded by the coding sequence ATGCCTTTTGTAAATATCAAGGTAACAGGCGGTGCAGAAGCCCCCACTGCGGAGCAGAAAGCAGAACTCATCAGCGGCGTCACGGAGCTGCTGCAAAGGGTACTGAACAAAAACCCCGCAACCACCGTGGTTCTGATTGAAGAACTCTCCACGGATAACTGGGGTATCGGCGGCGAAAGCGTTACCGTACGCCGTCGCAAACAGTAG
- a CDS encoding carbonic anhydrase, which translates to MKNVERLLQGNEFFQKNYFCKHENELLELVSSGQHPKVLYIGCADSRVIPSLITNTPPGQLFVLRNVGNFVAPYKPDEDYHAMAAGIEYAVTALNVEEIIICGHTYCGAIAALYKDIHEEAFVHTQKWLSLGKKAKELALLALGKEVGQDKLLRLTEKLSIIFQIENLMTYPCVRDRVKSGDLHVHGWLYYIESGEIKYYDPDEHDFLALKK; encoded by the coding sequence ATGAAGAACGTTGAACGCTTGCTTCAGGGAAATGAATTTTTCCAAAAAAACTATTTCTGCAAGCATGAAAATGAGCTTCTGGAACTGGTTTCCAGCGGCCAGCACCCCAAGGTGCTCTATATCGGCTGCGCCGACTCAAGGGTCATTCCATCGCTTATCACCAACACTCCTCCCGGCCAGCTCTTTGTGCTGCGCAATGTGGGCAACTTTGTGGCTCCTTACAAGCCAGACGAAGACTATCACGCCATGGCCGCAGGCATTGAATATGCCGTAACAGCTCTGAATGTTGAAGAAATCATCATTTGCGGCCACACCTATTGCGGTGCCATCGCAGCCCTGTACAAGGATATTCACGAAGAGGCCTTTGTGCACACGCAAAAATGGCTTTCGCTGGGCAAAAAAGCCAAGGAACTTGCATTGTTGGCACTTGGCAAGGAAGTTGGACAGGACAAACTGCTGCGCCTGACAGAGAAACTCTCCATCATTTTTCAAATAGAAAACCTCATGACTTACCCGTGCGTGCGCGACAGAGTAAAATCGGGCGATCTGCACGTTCACGGCTGGCTCTATTATATTGAATCTGGCGAAATCAAATATTATGACCCGGACGAGCACGATTTTCTGGCCCTGAAAAAATAA
- a CDS encoding rhodanese-like domain-containing protein, protein MTTVKSISAQALRQKDLKQALIVDVRSPMEFAEKRLVLPTTLAPVTELDPHMVALRSGALTDTPIYTLCASGRRAQTAAAKFAEAGFTDITVIEGGLAACKEAGFPTTGQALPKTGETSPTLDRQVRLVAGALTALFVLLGLFAHKAFLLGALFIGCGQVFSGLTNWCGLALLLTRAPWNKKGCSGGACPIGAGKSPGASCQ, encoded by the coding sequence ATGACAACTGTTAAGAGCATCAGCGCACAAGCCCTGCGGCAAAAAGACCTCAAGCAGGCGCTCATAGTGGATGTGCGTTCCCCCATGGAGTTTGCGGAAAAACGCCTCGTCCTTCCGACCACGCTGGCCCCGGTGACGGAGCTTGATCCTCACATGGTTGCCCTGCGCAGCGGGGCATTGACAGATACCCCCATTTATACCCTTTGCGCCAGCGGCAGACGTGCGCAAACGGCGGCGGCCAAATTTGCCGAAGCCGGATTTACGGACATAACTGTTATTGAAGGCGGCCTTGCGGCCTGCAAGGAAGCTGGATTCCCCACCACTGGGCAGGCGCTGCCCAAAACAGGCGAAACCTCACCCACACTGGACAGGCAGGTGCGCCTTGTGGCCGGGGCACTCACAGCCCTGTTCGTTTTGCTGGGGCTTTTTGCACACAAGGCCTTTCTGCTCGGCGCGCTCTTTATTGGCTGCGGGCAGGTATTTTCCGGCCTTACCAACTGGTGCGGCCTAGCCCTTCTGCTCACGCGCGCACCCTGGAACAAAAAGGGCTGCTCTGGCGGCGCTTGCCCCATTGGAGCTGGCAAAAGCCCCGGCGCAAGCTGCCAGTAA